A region from the Streptomyces lydicus genome encodes:
- a CDS encoding sugar phosphate isomerase/epimerase family protein, whose protein sequence is MRYAFSTLGVPGMPVAEVLRLAADAGYQGVELRAHPEEPVHPLIGAQERDAVRGQFADAGVEVLAVAGYARVAAARDAAGEEELAHELSELVHLAADLGAPYVRVFPGGGDRPAAEADADAARRLAAVAPLAAERGVRVLLETHDSHRTGAAAARVLGLVGHRRIGALWDVQHSWLGGEEPVDTHAALAPHLGYVQVKDVASAEERTPLPLGAGTLPLAAALSTLAREPEGAHGPVPAPEGTYDQGSGGWLCWEYEKRWYPEAADLPALLAPGRAYLQRLLGEGTHS, encoded by the coding sequence ATGCGCTATGCGTTTTCGACCCTTGGCGTGCCGGGGATGCCGGTGGCCGAGGTGCTGCGGCTGGCCGCCGATGCCGGGTATCAGGGGGTCGAACTGCGAGCCCATCCGGAGGAGCCGGTGCATCCGCTGATCGGGGCGCAGGAACGGGACGCGGTGCGGGGCCAGTTCGCGGACGCCGGTGTGGAGGTCCTGGCCGTTGCCGGATACGCCCGGGTCGCCGCCGCCCGCGATGCGGCGGGCGAGGAGGAGCTGGCTCACGAGCTGAGCGAGTTGGTGCACCTCGCCGCCGATCTGGGGGCGCCGTACGTCCGGGTCTTCCCCGGCGGTGGCGACCGCCCGGCGGCCGAGGCGGACGCGGACGCCGCCCGTCGGCTCGCCGCGGTGGCGCCGCTCGCGGCCGAGCGGGGCGTCCGGGTCCTGCTGGAGACCCATGACTCGCACCGGACCGGCGCGGCCGCCGCCCGGGTGCTGGGCCTGGTGGGGCATCGCCGGATCGGGGCACTCTGGGATGTGCAGCACAGCTGGCTCGGCGGCGAGGAGCCCGTCGACACCCATGCCGCGCTCGCTCCGCATCTGGGCTATGTGCAGGTCAAGGACGTCGCGTCGGCCGAGGAGCGCACCCCCCTCCCGCTCGGCGCCGGCACCCTCCCGCTGGCGGCCGCCCTGAGCACCCTCGCCCGGGAACCCGAAGGCGCCCACGGCCCCGTACCCGCCCCCGAGGGCACCTACGACCAGGGCTCGGGAGGCTGGCTCTGCTGGGAGTACGAGAAGCGCTGGTATCCGGAGGCGGCCGACCTCCCCGCCCTGCTGGCGCCGGGCCGTGCATACCTCCAGCGACTCCTCGGCGAAGGCACCCACTCCTGA
- a CDS encoding bifunctional helix-turn-helix transcriptional regulator/GNAT family N-acetyltransferase: protein MTARTPSDTPTDTSSDAPPDALCGARSDAPAEVRELRRFNRFYTNLIGALDYGRHLYTPFTLTEARVLYEVANHPRVDAADLRASLSLDAGYLSRLLGKFEDRELITRGRSEQDSRRQRITLTEDGREAAGLLEERSQDAAGTLLRRLPAADRTRVVEAMRTVRALLEEGSEQPGEGVEEPGEGVELPGEGATRPGEGARQPRGGRVPGVVLRASRAGDLGWMVERNAALYAAEYGFDLSYEALVARIVAEYAEDFDPRWDRTWIAELGGQRVGAVMCVRDGRPGVARLRLLLVEPDARGHGAGRQLVDSCIEFAREAGYGEMVLWTNSVLGAARALYQRAGFELVAESPHHSFGQDLTGQDWRLML, encoded by the coding sequence ATGACCGCCAGGACGCCATCCGACACACCAACCGACACGTCATCCGACGCGCCGCCCGACGCGCTGTGCGGGGCACGGTCCGATGCCCCGGCCGAGGTCCGTGAACTGCGCAGATTCAACCGCTTCTATACAAATCTGATCGGCGCGCTCGACTACGGGCGGCATCTGTACACCCCGTTCACCCTCACCGAGGCGCGGGTGCTCTACGAGGTCGCCAACCATCCGCGGGTGGACGCCGCGGATCTGCGCGCCTCGCTGTCGCTGGACGCCGGCTATCTCAGCCGCCTGCTCGGCAAGTTCGAGGACCGCGAGCTGATCACCCGCGGCAGGTCCGAGCAGGATTCCCGGCGGCAGCGCATCACGCTGACCGAGGACGGCCGGGAGGCGGCCGGACTGCTGGAGGAGCGTTCCCAGGACGCCGCGGGGACGCTGCTGCGGCGGCTCCCGGCCGCGGACCGCACCCGCGTGGTGGAGGCGATGCGCACGGTCCGCGCCCTTCTCGAAGAGGGCTCGGAACAGCCCGGAGAAGGGGTGGAAGAACCCGGCGAGGGGGTGGAACTGCCCGGCGAGGGGGCAACACGACCCGGCGAGGGGGCGCGGCAGCCGCGCGGGGGCCGTGTGCCCGGGGTTGTGCTGCGCGCCTCCCGCGCCGGTGACCTCGGCTGGATGGTGGAGCGCAACGCCGCCCTCTACGCCGCCGAGTACGGCTTCGATCTGAGCTATGAGGCGCTGGTGGCCCGGATCGTCGCGGAGTACGCCGAGGACTTCGACCCGCGGTGGGACCGCACCTGGATAGCGGAGCTGGGCGGGCAGCGCGTGGGTGCGGTGATGTGCGTACGGGACGGCAGACCGGGGGTCGCCCGGCTGCGGTTGCTGCTCGTGGAGCCAGACGCCCGGGGCCACGGGGCAGGGCGGCAACTCGTCGACTCCTGCATCGAGTTCGCGCGGGAGGCCGGGTACGGCGAGATGGTGCTGTGGACCAACTCCGTCCTCGGCGCGGCCCGCGCCCTCTACCAGCGGGCCGGATTCGAGCTGGTCGCCGAGTCGCCGCACCACAGCTTCGGGCAGGACCTGACCGGCCAGGACTGGCGGCTGATGCTGTGA
- a CDS encoding Gfo/Idh/MocA family protein, whose translation MTRTTVRIAMNGVTGRMGQRQHLVRSLLALREQGGLELADGTVIWPEPVLVGRSAPKLRALAERHGLEHWSCDLDAVLGDDSIGIYFDAQITAAREEAVKKAIAAGKHLYVEKPTASSHAGALELARLAQEAGVKNGVVQDKLFLPGLRKLRRLVEGGFFGRILSVRGEFGYWVFEGDWQQAQRPSWNYRAEDGGGIAADMFPHWEYVLHELFGPVETVQAQLATHLPRRRDESGTPYEATADDAAYGIFGLSGGIVAQINSSWAVRVHRDELVEFQVDGTEGSAVAGLRHCRVQHRAHTPRPVWNPDLPATEPFRAQWHEVPDNAVFDNAFKAQWELFLRHVVRDEPWCWDLAAGARGVRLAELAVRSSAEGRRLDVPEPGR comes from the coding sequence GTGACACGCACGACCGTACGCATCGCCATGAACGGCGTGACCGGACGCATGGGTCAGCGCCAGCACCTGGTGCGCTCCCTCCTCGCCCTACGGGAACAGGGCGGCCTCGAACTGGCCGACGGCACGGTGATCTGGCCCGAACCGGTGCTCGTCGGCCGCAGTGCGCCCAAGCTGCGGGCCCTGGCCGAGCGGCACGGCCTGGAGCACTGGAGCTGCGACCTCGACGCCGTACTGGGCGACGACTCCATCGGCATTTACTTCGACGCCCAGATCACCGCCGCCCGCGAGGAGGCGGTGAAGAAGGCGATCGCCGCCGGAAAACACCTCTACGTCGAAAAGCCGACCGCGAGCAGCCACGCGGGCGCGCTGGAACTCGCCCGGCTGGCGCAGGAGGCGGGCGTCAAGAACGGCGTCGTCCAGGACAAGCTCTTCCTGCCCGGCCTGCGCAAGCTCCGCCGCCTCGTCGAGGGCGGCTTCTTCGGCCGCATCCTCTCCGTACGGGGCGAGTTCGGCTACTGGGTCTTCGAGGGAGACTGGCAGCAGGCGCAGCGCCCCTCCTGGAACTACCGCGCCGAGGACGGCGGTGGTATCGCGGCCGATATGTTCCCGCACTGGGAGTACGTCCTGCACGAGCTGTTCGGGCCGGTCGAAACCGTCCAGGCGCAGCTGGCCACCCACCTGCCGCGCCGCCGGGACGAGTCGGGCACCCCGTACGAGGCCACCGCCGACGACGCCGCCTACGGCATCTTCGGGCTGTCCGGCGGCATCGTCGCCCAGATCAACTCCTCCTGGGCGGTCCGGGTGCACCGCGACGAACTGGTCGAGTTCCAGGTCGACGGCACCGAAGGGTCGGCCGTCGCGGGACTCCGCCACTGCCGCGTCCAGCACCGCGCCCACACCCCCAGACCGGTCTGGAACCCCGACCTTCCGGCAACCGAACCATTCCGCGCGCAGTGGCACGAGGTCCCCGACAACGCCGTCTTCGACAATGCGTTCAAGGCGCAGTGGGAGCTGTTCCTGCGGCATGTCGTCCGCGACGAGCCCTGGTGCTGGGACCTGGCGGCGGGCGCCCGCGGCGTCCGGCTCGCCGAACTGGCGGTGCGTTCCTCGGCGGAGGGCCGCCGCCTGGACGTCCCGGAGCCGGGCCGTTGA
- a CDS encoding dihydrodipicolinate synthase family protein, with protein MNAPAGPPPLGHNPDPATRPHGPDSPHLHGPDSTLPSTARPPLRSRTVFAAAHVVADPRADTTPDGPAAVDWDATLAFRHHLWAHGLGVAEAMDTAQRGAGLDWSAAAELIRRTAAEAAAVGGLLACGVGTDQLPPHPASLADIRRAYEEQLGIVEGAGGRPVLMASRQLAGAATGPDDYRELYGHLLRQATRPVILHWLGPMFDPALAGYWGSPELDAATETFLAIITDHPAKVDGVKVSLLDAAREVALRRRLPPTVRCYTGDDFHYPELIAGDDHGFSHALLGVFDPLAAPAAAALRLLDNEDTAGFRAALDPTVALARHLFRAPTRHYKTGIVLLAWLAGHQSHFTMLGGLQSARSLPYLRRAHQLADGLGLFPDPELAAHRMRQLLAEYGEELAANGAETEDA; from the coding sequence TTGAACGCGCCCGCGGGGCCGCCCCCGCTCGGGCACAACCCGGACCCCGCCACCCGCCCCCACGGGCCGGACTCCCCCCACCTACACGGGCCGGACTCCACCCTCCCGTCCACCGCGCGGCCCCCGCTCCGCTCCCGTACGGTCTTCGCCGCCGCCCATGTGGTCGCCGATCCCCGCGCCGACACCACCCCGGACGGCCCGGCCGCCGTCGACTGGGACGCCACCCTCGCCTTCCGGCACCACCTGTGGGCGCACGGTCTGGGCGTGGCCGAGGCGATGGACACCGCACAGCGCGGTGCGGGCCTGGACTGGAGCGCCGCCGCCGAGCTGATCCGGCGCACCGCCGCCGAGGCCGCGGCCGTCGGCGGCCTCCTGGCCTGCGGTGTCGGCACCGACCAACTGCCGCCGCACCCGGCCTCCTTGGCCGACATCCGGCGCGCCTACGAGGAACAGCTCGGGATCGTCGAGGGTGCCGGCGGCCGCCCGGTCCTGATGGCTTCACGTCAGCTGGCCGGGGCCGCCACCGGCCCGGACGACTACCGCGAGCTCTACGGCCACCTCCTGCGCCAGGCCACCCGGCCGGTGATCCTGCACTGGCTCGGCCCGATGTTCGATCCGGCACTGGCAGGCTATTGGGGCAGCCCGGAACTCGACGCGGCCACCGAGACGTTCCTGGCGATCATCACCGACCACCCCGCCAAGGTGGACGGCGTCAAGGTCTCCCTGCTGGACGCCGCCCGGGAGGTGGCGCTGCGCCGCCGTCTGCCGCCGACGGTGCGCTGCTACACCGGCGACGACTTCCACTACCCGGAGCTGATCGCGGGCGACGACCACGGCTTCAGCCATGCGCTGCTGGGCGTCTTCGACCCGCTCGCCGCCCCCGCCGCCGCAGCCCTGCGCCTCCTGGACAACGAGGACACCGCGGGGTTCCGGGCCGCCCTGGACCCCACCGTCGCGCTCGCCCGGCATCTCTTCCGGGCACCCACCCGCCACTACAAGACCGGCATCGTCCTGCTGGCCTGGCTGGCGGGCCACCAGTCCCACTTCACCATGCTCGGCGGACTGCAGTCCGCCCGCTCCCTGCCCTACCTGCGGCGCGCCCACCAACTGGCCGACGGACTCGGCCTGTTCCCCGACCCGGAGCTCGCCGCCCACCGCATGCGGCAACTCCTCGCGGAATACGGGGAGGAGCTCGCGGCAAACGGGGCGGAGACGGAGGACGCATGA
- a CDS encoding sugar phosphate isomerase/epimerase family protein codes for MSDGPRCLLDRLSLNQETVRQWSLPELADGCARAGVRGVGLWRAPVREYGAAAAARLVRDAGLRVTSLCRGGFLTAPDPGGRAAALDDNRAAVDEAAALGTDTLVLVSGGLPPGSRDLPGARERVADALGELGPYAAQRGVRLALEPLHPMYAADRCVVSTLAQALELAERFPAGQVGVVVDTYHLWWDDTVGTQIARAGGTGEEAASRIAAFQLADWVTPLPEGALLGRGQLGDGAVDLRWFRERVDAAGYRGPIEVEIFNPALWARDGTDVLAEIVDRFRTHVG; via the coding sequence ATGAGCGACGGCCCCCGCTGCCTCCTCGACCGCCTCAGCCTCAACCAGGAGACCGTCCGGCAGTGGTCCCTGCCCGAACTGGCCGACGGCTGTGCGCGGGCCGGCGTACGGGGCGTGGGGCTGTGGCGCGCCCCGGTGCGGGAGTACGGGGCGGCCGCGGCCGCCCGGCTCGTACGGGACGCCGGGCTGCGGGTCACCAGCCTGTGCCGGGGCGGTTTCCTCACCGCGCCGGACCCGGGCGGGCGCGCGGCCGCCCTGGACGACAACCGGGCGGCCGTCGACGAGGCGGCCGCCCTCGGGACGGACACCCTGGTGCTCGTCTCCGGCGGGCTGCCACCCGGCAGCCGGGACCTGCCCGGCGCCCGGGAGCGGGTCGCCGACGCACTGGGCGAGCTGGGCCCGTACGCCGCACAGCGGGGCGTACGGCTGGCTCTCGAACCCCTGCACCCGATGTACGCGGCGGACCGCTGTGTGGTCTCCACCCTCGCCCAGGCGCTGGAGCTCGCCGAGCGGTTCCCCGCCGGGCAGGTGGGCGTGGTCGTGGACACCTACCACCTGTGGTGGGACGACACCGTCGGCACACAGATCGCCCGCGCGGGCGGCACCGGCGAGGAGGCCGCCTCCCGGATCGCCGCCTTCCAGCTCGCCGACTGGGTCACCCCGCTGCCCGAGGGTGCCCTGCTGGGGCGCGGGCAACTCGGGGACGGAGCGGTGGATCTGCGGTGGTTCCGGGAGCGGGTCGACGCGGCCGGCTACCGGGGGCCGATCGAGGTGGAGATCTTCAACCCGGCGCTGTGGGCGCGCGACGGCACGGACGTGCTGGCCGAGATCGTGGACCGCTTCCGCACCCACGTCGGCTGA
- the recD2 gene encoding SF1B family DNA helicase RecD2: MVNAAVIEGVLERITYANEENGYTVARVDTGRGAGDLLTVVGALLGAQPGESLRMEGRWGSHPQYGKQFTVENYTTVLPATIQGIRRYLGSGLIKGIGPRIADRIVEHFGTDTLDVIETTPARLVEVPGLGPKRTKMIGAAWEEQKAIKEVMVFLQGVGVSTSIAVRIYKKYGDASISVVRNQPYRLAADVWGIGFLTADRIAQSVGIPHDSPDRVKAGLQYALSQSTDQGHCFLPEEQLIADAVKLLQVDTGLVIECLGELAADPEGVVREQVPGDGDGAPPVTAVYLVPFHRAEISLAGRLTRLLRTDEDRMPAFRDVDWDKALAWLARRTGAELAPEQQQAVRLALTEKVAVLTGGPGCGKSFTVRSVVELARAKKATVVLAAPTGRAAKRLSELTGAEASTVHRLLELKPGGDAAYDADRPLDADLVVVDEASMLDLLLANKLVKAVPPGAHLLLVGDVDQLPSVGAGEVLRDLLDEAGPVPAVRLTRIFRQAQQSGVVTNAHRINSGVPPLTTGLTDFFLFAEEDAEEAGRLAVDVAARRIPAKFGLDPRRDVQVLTPMHRGPAGAGALNGLLQQAVTPARPDLPERRFGGRVFRVGDKVTQVRNNYEKGLNGVFNGTVGVVTALDGDEQRLTVRTDEDEEIPYDFDELDELAHAYAVTIHRSQGSEYPAVVIPVTTSAWMMLQRNLLYTAVTRAKRLVVLVGSRKALGQAVRTVSAGRRCTALDHRLAGAI; this comes from the coding sequence ATGGTCAACGCAGCCGTGATCGAAGGGGTCCTGGAGCGGATCACCTACGCCAACGAGGAGAACGGCTATACCGTCGCGCGGGTCGACACCGGCCGTGGCGCGGGCGATCTGCTGACCGTCGTCGGCGCGCTGCTCGGGGCGCAGCCGGGCGAATCGCTGCGCATGGAGGGCCGCTGGGGCTCCCACCCCCAATACGGCAAACAGTTCACCGTCGAGAACTACACCACCGTCCTGCCCGCCACCATCCAGGGCATCCGCCGCTATCTGGGCTCCGGCCTGATCAAGGGCATCGGCCCGCGGATCGCCGACCGCATCGTCGAGCACTTCGGCACGGACACCCTCGACGTCATCGAGACCACCCCCGCACGTCTGGTGGAGGTGCCGGGCCTGGGCCCCAAGCGCACGAAGATGATCGGCGCCGCCTGGGAGGAGCAGAAGGCCATCAAGGAGGTCATGGTCTTCCTCCAGGGCGTCGGCGTGTCCACCTCCATCGCCGTGCGGATCTACAAGAAATACGGCGACGCCTCCATCTCCGTCGTCCGCAACCAGCCCTACCGCCTGGCCGCCGACGTCTGGGGCATCGGCTTCCTGACCGCCGACCGCATCGCCCAGTCCGTGGGCATTCCGCACGACAGCCCGGACCGCGTCAAGGCAGGCCTGCAGTACGCGCTGTCGCAGTCCACGGACCAGGGCCATTGCTTCCTGCCCGAGGAACAACTGATCGCCGACGCGGTGAAGTTGCTCCAGGTGGACACGGGCCTGGTCATCGAGTGCCTGGGCGAGCTGGCCGCGGACCCGGAGGGCGTGGTCCGCGAGCAGGTGCCGGGCGACGGGGACGGCGCGCCGCCGGTCACCGCCGTCTATCTGGTGCCCTTCCACCGCGCCGAGATCTCCCTGGCCGGCCGGCTGACCCGGCTGCTGCGCACGGACGAGGACCGGATGCCGGCGTTCCGGGACGTCGACTGGGACAAGGCACTGGCCTGGCTGGCGCGGCGGACGGGCGCCGAGCTGGCCCCCGAGCAGCAGCAGGCGGTGCGCCTCGCGCTGACCGAGAAGGTCGCGGTGCTCACCGGCGGCCCCGGCTGCGGCAAATCCTTCACCGTCCGTTCCGTCGTCGAGCTGGCCCGCGCCAAGAAGGCCACGGTGGTGCTGGCGGCGCCCACGGGCCGGGCGGCCAAGCGGCTCTCGGAGCTGACCGGCGCCGAGGCCTCCACGGTCCACCGGCTCCTGGAGCTCAAGCCCGGCGGGGACGCCGCCTATGACGCGGACCGGCCGCTGGACGCCGATCTGGTGGTGGTCGACGAGGCCTCGATGCTGGATCTGCTGCTCGCGAACAAGCTGGTCAAGGCGGTGCCGCCGGGCGCCCATCTGCTGCTGGTGGGGGATGTCGACCAGCTGCCGTCGGTGGGGGCGGGCGAGGTGCTGCGCGATCTCCTCGACGAGGCCGGTCCGGTGCCGGCTGTGCGGCTGACCCGGATCTTCCGGCAGGCCCAGCAGTCCGGGGTGGTCACCAACGCCCACCGCATCAACTCCGGCGTCCCGCCCCTGACCACCGGCCTGACGGACTTCTTCCTGTTCGCCGAGGAGGACGCCGAGGAGGCCGGACGGCTGGCGGTGGATGTCGCGGCCCGCCGGATCCCGGCGAAGTTCGGCCTCGACCCGCGCCGGGACGTCCAGGTGCTCACCCCGATGCACCGCGGCCCGGCCGGTGCGGGCGCCCTGAACGGCCTGCTCCAGCAGGCCGTCACCCCCGCCCGCCCCGACCTGCCCGAGCGCCGCTTCGGCGGCCGCGTCTTCCGTGTCGGCGACAAGGTCACCCAGGTCAGGAACAACTACGAAAAAGGCCTCAACGGCGTCTTCAACGGCACGGTCGGCGTGGTCACCGCCCTGGACGGTGACGAGCAGCGGCTGACCGTGCGCACCGACGAGGACGAGGAGATTCCCTACGACTTCGACGAACTCGACGAACTCGCCCACGCCTATGCCGTGACGATCCACCGCTCGCAGGGTAGTGAGTATCCAGCGGTGGTGATTCCGGTCACCACCAGTGCCTGGATGATGCTGCAGCGCAATTTGCTGTATACCGCCGTGACCCGGGCAAAGCGCTTGGTGGTGCTCGTCGGCTCCCGCAAGGCCTTGGGGCAGGCCGTCCGCACGGTATCCGCCGGTCGGCGGTGTACGGCGCTCGATCACCGGCTCGCCGGTGCGATATGA
- a CDS encoding citrate synthase — protein sequence MSDNSVVLRYGDGEYSYPVVDSTVGDKGFDISKLRAQTGLVTLDSGYGNTAAYKSAITYLDGENGILRYRGYPIEQLAERSTFVETAYLLIHGELPTVDELANFKQDITYHTLLHEDVKRFYDGFPRDAHPMAMLSSVVSALSTFYQDSHNPFDEQQRHISTIRLLAKLPTIAAYAYKKSVGHPVVYPSNDLGYVENFLRMTFSVPAADYDLDPVVVSALDKLLILHADHEQNCSTSTVRLVGSSQANLFASISAGINALWGPLHGGANQSVLEMLEGIQASGGDVDSFIRKVKNKEDGVKLMGFGHRVYKNFDPRAKIIKAAAHDVLSALGKSDELLDIALKLEEHALSDDYFVERKLYPNVDFYTGLIYRAMGFPTEMFTVLFALGRLPGWIAQWHEMIKEPGSRIGRPRQIYTGVVERDFVPVQER from the coding sequence GTGAGCGACAACTCTGTAGTACTGCGTTACGGGGACGGCGAATACAGCTACCCGGTCGTCGACAGCACCGTTGGCGACAAGGGCTTCGATATCTCGAAGCTTCGCGCCCAGACCGGTCTGGTGACCCTGGATTCCGGTTACGGCAACACCGCGGCGTATAAATCCGCGATCACCTATCTCGACGGTGAGAACGGGATTCTTCGTTACCGCGGCTACCCGATCGAGCAGCTCGCAGAGCGCAGCACGTTCGTCGAGACCGCGTACCTCCTCATCCACGGTGAGCTGCCCACCGTCGATGAGCTGGCGAACTTCAAGCAGGACATCACCTACCACACCCTGCTTCACGAGGACGTCAAGCGCTTCTATGACGGCTTCCCCCGGGACGCCCACCCGATGGCGATGCTGTCCTCGGTGGTCAGCGCGCTGTCGACCTTCTACCAGGACAGCCACAACCCGTTCGACGAGCAGCAGCGCCACATCTCCACGATCCGGCTGCTGGCCAAGCTCCCGACGATCGCGGCCTACGCGTACAAGAAGTCGGTCGGCCACCCGGTCGTCTACCCGAGCAACGACCTCGGGTACGTCGAGAACTTCCTGCGCATGACCTTCTCGGTGCCCGCCGCGGACTACGACCTCGACCCGGTGGTGGTCAGCGCCCTCGACAAGCTGCTGATCCTGCACGCCGACCACGAGCAGAACTGCTCCACCTCCACGGTCCGCCTGGTCGGCTCCTCGCAGGCGAACCTCTTCGCCTCGATCTCGGCCGGCATCAACGCCCTGTGGGGCCCCCTGCACGGCGGCGCCAACCAGTCCGTGCTGGAGATGCTGGAGGGCATCCAGGCCAGCGGCGGCGACGTCGACTCCTTCATCCGCAAGGTGAAGAACAAGGAAGACGGCGTGAAGCTCATGGGCTTCGGGCACCGCGTCTACAAGAACTTCGACCCCCGCGCGAAGATCATCAAGGCGGCGGCGCACGATGTCCTCTCCGCGCTCGGCAAGTCCGACGAACTGCTGGACATCGCCCTCAAGCTGGAGGAGCACGCGCTGTCCGACGACTACTTCGTCGAGCGCAAGCTCTACCCGAACGTCGACTTCTACACCGGCCTGATCTACCGGGCCATGGGCTTCCCGACCGAGATGTTCACCGTGCTCTTCGCGCTCGGCCGGCTGCCCGGCTGGATCGCCCAGTGGCACGAGATGATCAAGGAGCCCGGCTCCCGCATCGGCCGCCCGCGGCAGATCTACACCGGTGTCGTCGAGCGTGACTTCGTGCCGGTCCAGGAGCGCTGA
- a CDS encoding heavy-metal-associated domain-containing protein, producing the protein MAENGSCCTPEDSCHSGGTDVRVGEVTTTYRVTGMTCGHCEGAVSSEIGELAGVSSVQAVAATGLVTVISKAPLDEDAVRAAVDEAGYELVERAA; encoded by the coding sequence ATGGCCGAGAACGGCTCCTGCTGCACCCCTGAAGACTCCTGCCACTCCGGCGGCACCGACGTCCGGGTCGGCGAGGTGACCACCACCTACCGGGTCACCGGTATGACCTGCGGCCACTGCGAGGGGGCGGTGTCGTCCGAGATCGGCGAGCTCGCCGGGGTGAGTTCGGTACAGGCGGTCGCGGCCACCGGCCTGGTGACCGTCATCTCCAAGGCACCGCTGGACGAGGACGCGGTGCGGGCGGCCGTCGACGAGGCCGGTTACGAGCTCGTCGAGCGGGCGGCCTGA